A region of Nitrospirota bacterium DNA encodes the following proteins:
- a CDS encoding efflux RND transporter periplasmic adaptor subunit yields MEIIKSTDRVGVPYCLVKALASGEMYTLRDRECFLFEQIRDGVGLQELRSRFEARYAANLDMEQLEAFVRHLGQCGLIPHNDSEKPSVWEKFQSTPAEAWTRWRLFNPEKASIWLYKRLKWCYTRSFGYAVIALFILAAGIVFFNWDVVLKDLKLLVMPLRLIQMFIIMYLFVNFPQEIARGVTGTHFGNNPSEFGIWIVYDIMPRFYCISEILELREKSQRNWILFSPAFCSVITGSLGILLWKLAAPGVFLRMFGLSVAFLSTIDLVVRLNVFWPNEGYYMLANWLQIPNFRRRAVKQFQVWALRKPLPEPLTLKEKRTLVSFGTLTSLLTLPCLAVVAYYGGKMLINSWAGLGALFFLGLISIKYRTGIFALIRESKMLQWISNIKYPHFKKLGKTQLVAFWIVATVAVLLCPYPYEVGGPFKLLPQEHIELHTKVAGEVKGVLVRENSQVKKGDVQAIIDTYAHKKNLDAAQADLDKARYDLKLLEGGRLPADIKKAEQQMESAKTHAEYSRKEEVRLRALFREGAVSQEEYENSQGKADVDKQNLEVAKANLQSVKDWPHPEEVDAQKATVRDLQAKVKFYEENLQSTQLIAPISGRVVTPYVERKVGQFLKEGDLFAEYENKDTIQAEIQIPEFDIGEVKVGSTVKVRPQAYPTRFFYGTVVLIAPTAALQNQNDASSSKVIRVITEIPNANHELWPEMTGDAKIKGGWKPLSVAFSKPMVRFFMVEVWSWFP; encoded by the coding sequence TTGGAAATCATAAAAAGCACCGACCGCGTGGGTGTTCCGTATTGCCTGGTGAAAGCCCTCGCATCAGGCGAGATGTATACGCTGCGTGACAGAGAGTGTTTTCTGTTCGAGCAAATACGCGACGGCGTCGGGCTTCAGGAACTGCGGTCCCGGTTTGAAGCGCGCTATGCTGCAAACCTGGACATGGAACAGCTGGAGGCGTTTGTCCGGCACCTGGGACAATGCGGACTGATTCCACACAATGATTCCGAAAAGCCTTCCGTCTGGGAAAAATTCCAGTCAACGCCCGCTGAGGCGTGGACCCGCTGGAGATTATTCAATCCTGAAAAAGCCTCGATCTGGTTGTATAAACGCTTGAAGTGGTGCTACACACGTTCTTTCGGATATGCCGTCATTGCGCTTTTTATTCTGGCCGCGGGCATTGTTTTCTTCAACTGGGACGTCGTTCTTAAGGACCTGAAACTGCTCGTGATGCCTCTCAGGCTTATACAGATGTTCATCATTATGTATCTCTTCGTCAATTTCCCCCAGGAAATTGCGCGCGGCGTCACCGGCACGCATTTCGGGAATAATCCGTCAGAGTTTGGAATATGGATTGTCTACGATATCATGCCCCGGTTTTACTGTATCAGCGAAATATTGGAATTGCGTGAAAAATCGCAGCGGAACTGGATACTTTTTTCTCCGGCCTTTTGCTCCGTCATTACCGGAAGCCTTGGAATTCTGCTCTGGAAACTGGCCGCCCCCGGCGTGTTTCTGCGAATGTTCGGTTTGTCAGTCGCCTTTCTCAGCACGATCGATTTAGTGGTAAGACTGAATGTTTTTTGGCCGAATGAAGGGTATTACATGCTCGCGAACTGGCTGCAGATACCCAATTTCAGACGCCGCGCGGTAAAGCAGTTTCAGGTGTGGGCGCTGCGCAAGCCGCTCCCTGAACCGTTGACCCTGAAGGAAAAACGGACGCTCGTCTCCTTCGGGACACTCACCTCCCTGCTGACCTTGCCCTGTCTCGCCGTTGTTGCCTATTACGGGGGGAAGATGCTCATTAACTCGTGGGCCGGATTGGGGGCTTTATTTTTTCTCGGCCTGATCTCAATAAAATACAGAACAGGAATTTTCGCGCTAATAAGGGAGAGCAAAATGTTACAGTGGATTTCCAATATAAAATACCCGCACTTTAAAAAACTCGGCAAAACTCAGCTCGTTGCATTCTGGATCGTCGCGACGGTCGCGGTACTGTTATGCCCGTATCCCTACGAGGTCGGCGGACCTTTCAAGCTCCTTCCCCAGGAGCACATCGAACTTCACACAAAAGTGGCCGGAGAAGTGAAGGGAGTCCTGGTCAGGGAAAACAGCCAGGTCAAGAAGGGAGACGTACAGGCGATCATCGATACCTATGCCCACAAAAAAAATCTTGATGCCGCGCAGGCGGATCTTGACAAGGCCCGCTATGACTTGAAACTGCTCGAGGGAGGCCGGCTTCCTGCGGACATCAAGAAGGCGGAACAGCAGATGGAAAGCGCGAAAACGCATGCAGAATACAGCAGAAAAGAGGAGGTCCGCCTCCGGGCCCTTTTCCGCGAGGGCGCCGTATCCCAGGAAGAATATGAAAACTCCCAGGGCAAGGCCGACGTGGATAAACAAAACCTGGAAGTTGCAAAGGCGAACCTGCAATCGGTCAAGGACTGGCCGCATCCTGAGGAAGTGGATGCGCAGAAGGCCACCGTCCGCGACCTGCAGGCCAAGGTCAAGTTCTATGAGGAAAACCTCCAGTCGACCCAACTGATCGCTCCCATTTCCGGAAGGGTCGTTACCCCGTACGTGGAAAGGAAGGTCGGACAGTTTCTCAAGGAGGGGGACCTCTTTGCCGAGTACGAAAACAAAGATACTATCCAGGCGGAAATACAGATTCCCGAATTCGATATCGGCGAGGTGAAGGTTGGTTCCACGGTAAAAGTACGGCCGCAGGCCTATCCTACCCGGTTTTTTTATGGGACCGTAGTGCTGATCGCTCCGACAGCGGCCCTTCAGAATCAAAACGACGCCTCCAGTTCAAAGGTCATCCGTGTCATCACGGAAATTCCGAACGCCAACCATGAGCTTTGGCCCGAAATGACCGGTGATGCAAAGATAAAGGGCGGATGGAAGCCCCTGAGCGTGGCGTTCTCGAAACCCATGGTGAGATTCTTCATGGTTGAAGTCTGGTCATGGTTCCCGTGA
- a CDS encoding carboxypeptidase-like regulatory domain-containing protein: protein MTPFRKFFLVLIVPCVFAAALAGCKGGGNGTPPFSPGFPEFIVSGTVSGAWPEGVTIAFSSAETSTVRITDAKGDFQWTTFSAGTYSVTPSLTGYTFTPADQTIVLSTNETFTLINTMTLSNFVSASTMTSYSISGFVTYGGTYSGPNTGVYVGLWQGGQPTGRGTSIASAGTYTIRGVPAGTYTLNAEMDVLGTGTRNATDPYGTLTPLTVADNLTGLDVILSDTIVMPTTPVGLTINPGNQSAIIAWVGNYDANRKETATAYKIYWGPNAGSPTASMVVPAYGRQLYFQSIPNGTYSYLISSMVGTFESVSSAVIGPVTIGAGAGANTISGTVTMPSTTTGPLYVGVYDSSHFYFTRMDSPSTSQPYSVSGVPNGAYQSFAVVDMNNDGFLDAGDLSIGVKSAYQLLDVNNADVSWDTTLQDQNAAAYVNTNHYHWLTGTDLNEYYSLKFEVDGNKKRPVNVILYSGANVPVPLDIMRPSLINPLAFAAWVKSGVTGTAIPAAGDLYQYRVSYSDGSSEILSAAVTTVLNNDNFAQNLSVQSNPSSTVPTFAWDPPASPPASYTYALEVLPLTDSWYWLYPQNVIGMPSSVTTRQFNLDAQQGVPASLTAWTPYVWTVFVMDANNNVAQSLTSYIPH from the coding sequence ATGACTCCGTTTCGGAAGTTCTTTTTGGTTTTGATTGTGCCGTGTGTCTTTGCGGCTGCCCTGGCTGGCTGCAAAGGAGGAGGGAACGGTACACCGCCTTTTTCCCCGGGATTCCCGGAGTTCATTGTCTCCGGCACTGTAAGCGGAGCGTGGCCTGAGGGCGTCACGATAGCTTTCAGCAGCGCGGAAACCAGCACGGTTAGAATAACGGATGCCAAAGGTGATTTTCAATGGACAACGTTTTCGGCAGGGACCTATTCGGTCACCCCATCCCTGACAGGCTACACGTTTACTCCGGCAGACCAGACAATCGTCCTCAGCACCAACGAAACATTTACCCTGATCAACACTATGACACTGAGCAACTTTGTTTCCGCGTCGACCATGACTTCATACAGCATCTCGGGTTTCGTTACCTACGGCGGAACATACAGCGGACCGAATACGGGGGTCTACGTCGGCCTCTGGCAGGGGGGGCAACCGACTGGCCGCGGAACCAGCATTGCTTCAGCGGGAACGTACACGATCCGCGGCGTTCCAGCGGGGACCTACACCCTGAACGCAGAGATGGATGTTCTCGGAACAGGGACGCGAAACGCGACAGACCCGTACGGTACGCTGACGCCGCTGACCGTGGCCGATAACCTGACCGGTTTGGACGTCATATTGAGCGACACCATCGTGATGCCGACAACTCCCGTGGGCCTCACCATCAATCCCGGCAATCAATCGGCGATCATCGCCTGGGTCGGCAATTATGACGCAAACCGCAAGGAGACCGCAACGGCTTACAAAATTTACTGGGGGCCGAACGCGGGCTCTCCGACAGCAAGCATGGTCGTCCCTGCGTACGGCCGGCAGCTATACTTTCAGTCGATCCCCAACGGCACATACTCGTACCTGATATCCTCGATGGTCGGTACGTTTGAAAGCGTGTCCTCAGCCGTGATCGGCCCGGTGACGATCGGCGCCGGGGCCGGAGCAAACACGATATCGGGCACGGTTACGATGCCCTCTACAACCACCGGCCCTCTATATGTGGGCGTCTATGACAGCAGCCATTTTTATTTTACGAGGATGGATTCACCGTCAACGTCTCAACCCTACAGTGTTTCCGGAGTGCCGAACGGCGCTTATCAGTCCTTTGCCGTGGTCGACATGAACAACGACGGATTTCTCGATGCAGGAGATCTGAGCATCGGCGTCAAAAGCGCTTACCAGCTCCTTGACGTGAACAATGCCGACGTCTCCTGGGACACAACGTTGCAGGACCAGAACGCCGCCGCCTATGTAAATACCAATCATTACCATTGGCTGACAGGCACGGATTTGAATGAATATTACAGTTTGAAGTTCGAAGTTGACGGCAATAAGAAGCGGCCGGTGAATGTCATTCTCTACTCCGGGGCGAATGTGCCGGTTCCCCTGGACATCATGAGACCTTCCTTGATCAATCCCCTGGCATTTGCCGCGTGGGTCAAGAGCGGTGTGACGGGAACAGCCATACCGGCTGCGGGCGATCTCTATCAATACAGGGTGTCCTATTCGGACGGCTCCTCGGAAATCCTGTCCGCAGCAGTGACCACGGTGCTGAACAATGATAATTTTGCGCAAAACCTGAGCGTTCAGTCGAACCCCTCGAGTACCGTTCCCACGTTTGCTTGGGACCCGCCCGCTTCGCCCCCGGCTTCCTATACCTATGCTCTTGAGGTTTTACCGCTCACTGACAGCTGGTACTGGCTTTATCCCCAGAACGTGATCGGCATGCCGAGTTCTGTTACGACGAGACAGTTTAACCTTGACGCTCAACAAGGGGTTCCTGCATCTCTTACGGCATGGACACCCTATGTTTGGACGGTTTTCGTGATGGACGCGAACAACAACGTGGCGCAATCCTTGACGAGCTATATCCCGCATTAA
- a CDS encoding cysteine rich repeat-containing protein, whose protein sequence is MKRRMILSRTSIRLFTVIVALFCLSLYAGTGVSAENKGPCADDVAKFCKDVKPSEGAIANCLKEHASELSAGCKETLAAAKQKVQDFTEACKNDMSKFCKDVKPGGGRILQCLKGHENELSPECKAKMTSAK, encoded by the coding sequence TATTTACTGTAATCGTCGCACTATTTTGTTTGAGTCTATATGCCGGTACGGGCGTATCTGCGGAAAATAAAGGCCCCTGTGCGGATGATGTGGCAAAGTTTTGCAAAGACGTCAAGCCGAGCGAAGGAGCAATCGCGAATTGTTTGAAGGAACATGCAAGCGAATTGTCAGCCGGATGCAAGGAAACCCTTGCCGCAGCAAAGCAAAAGGTGCAGGATTTTACTGAAGCGTGTAAAAATGACATGTCCAAATTCTGCAAGGATGTCAAACCCGGGGGCGGCCGGATACTGCAGTGTCTCAAAGGACATGAAAATGAACTGTCCCCGGAATGCAAAGCAAAAATGACTTCAGCAAAGTAA